One window of the Spea bombifrons isolate aSpeBom1 chromosome 8, aSpeBom1.2.pri, whole genome shotgun sequence genome contains the following:
- the SAPCD2 gene encoding suppressor APC domain-containing protein 2 → MALIGGRPVIGEPVPSTQGLPRAFLHSLRTLFDILDDRRRGSVHIQEIETRWQGADTRDLPPGVLQCLRQVAPPDGYLTFDRFVHGLRTSMLNSQNRENWQAGVPRGPVKLPGKGYVCKPAPLGVRYMNGTREPTGGYEISTAAYRGEADRNGVQPPPERPRQGGELRPMGRSHSETAGEGMKDQCRHQRSRGEHRRHTITNGVDYSVLKKMKEMEQEKDFLIQGLEMVERARDWYLQQIQMVQEQQRNLSQSHADRLPDGAFGSLNSFLPKLQEVNRCLNDLVCPGKVGVAPPPAAPGPPPPVAPMVKQQAINMLKEQNRLLTKEVSEKSDRITQLEQEKSALIKQLFEARARSHQESGPMDSTFI, encoded by the exons ATGGCGCTGATAGGGGGGCGTCCTGTTATTGGGGAGCCCGTTCCCAGCACGCAGGGGTTACCCCGAGCCTTCCTGCACAGCCTGCGGACCCTCTTCGATATCCTGGATGACCGGCGCCGGGGTTCGGTCCATATCCAGGAGATAGAGACCCGGTGGCAGGGTGCGGACACCCGGGATTTGCCCCCCGGGGTGCTGCAGTGCCTGCGGCAGGTGGCGCCCCCTGACGGGTACCTGACTTTCGATCGCTTTGTCCACGGGCTCCGGACTTCAATGCTCAATTCCCAGAACAGGGAGAACTGGCAGGCGGGGGTCCCCAGGGGCCCCGTGAAACTCCCAGGGAAGGGCTATGTTTGTAAACCTGCCCCCCTGGGGGTTCGGTACATGAACGGGACACGGGAGCCCACCGGGGGGTACGAGATCTCAACGGCTGCCTACCGGGGAGAAGCGGACAGAAACGGGGTGCAGCCCCCCCCTGAGCGACCCAGGCAAG GGGGGGAGTTGCGGCCCATGGGCCGGTCACACAGCGAGACCGCCGGCGAGGGAATGAAGGACCAATGCAGGCACCAGCGCAGCCGCGGGGAGCACCGGCGACACACCATCACCAACGGGGTGGATTATAGTGTG CTGAAGAAGATGAAGGAGATGGAGCAAGAAAAGGACTTTCTGATCCAGGGTCTGGAGATGGTGGAGCGCGCCCGGGACTGGTACCTCCAGCAGATCCAGATGGTCCAGGAGCAGCAGAGGAACCTCAGCCAGTCCCACGCG GATCGTTTACCCGACGGGGCGTTCGGATCGCTGAATTCTTTCCTCCCCAAACTCCAGGAAGTCAATCGATGTCTCAATGATCTCGTCTGTCCTGGCAAG GTTGGTGTAGCCCCTCCGCCCGCGGCCCCCGGGCCCCCGCCGCCTGTGGCACCAATGGTGAAGCAGCAGGCGATCAACATGTTGAAGGAACAGAACCGGCTGCTGACCAAG GAGGTCTCTGAGAAGAGCGACCGGATCACGCAGCTGGAGCAGGAGAAGTCGGCTTTAATCAAGCAGCTGTTCGAAGCGCGGGCTCGGAGTCACCAGGAGAGCGGCCCCATGGACTCCACTTTTATTTAG